The proteins below are encoded in one region of Methylobacillus flagellatus KT:
- a CDS encoding ABC transporter permease has translation MSIGIRVALGINQADPVFRRRSRLRLAAFISPVVFLLLWAGVTKLEIFSPQLLVSPWEVLASLHELLGSGELWAHLSVSLSRLGIGFLIGASSGLLFGILMALSRTVEDFFSPLFQALRQVPSIALIPIFILLFGIEELFKIAIVTKAAFFTVALASYEATKGIPKHYFEVAQAYQLPNRSLYAKMVVPAILPPVLTGLRIAFARSWTILVAAELLAADSGLGHMMQMGREIFRIDIVMVGVVLTGLIGFGIDRLFKWGEANLIPWRKVEAK, from the coding sequence ATGAGCATAGGTATCAGGGTCGCACTTGGCATCAACCAGGCCGACCCGGTGTTTCGTCGCCGCAGCAGGTTGCGACTGGCGGCATTCATCTCCCCGGTTGTGTTCCTCTTGCTATGGGCAGGGGTGACCAAGCTGGAGATTTTCTCTCCCCAATTGCTGGTTTCTCCATGGGAGGTGCTTGCCAGCCTGCATGAACTGCTGGGTTCGGGTGAATTATGGGCGCATTTGTCAGTGAGCCTGTCACGCTTGGGAATAGGTTTCCTGATTGGTGCCAGCTCAGGGCTGTTGTTCGGTATCTTGATGGCATTGTCGCGCACGGTGGAGGATTTCTTCTCCCCGTTGTTCCAGGCATTGCGCCAAGTGCCGAGCATTGCCTTGATCCCGATCTTCATTCTGTTGTTCGGCATCGAGGAGCTGTTCAAGATTGCCATCGTGACCAAGGCGGCCTTTTTCACCGTGGCGCTGGCGTCCTACGAAGCGACCAAGGGCATACCCAAACATTATTTCGAGGTGGCGCAGGCGTATCAGCTGCCTAACCGCAGCTTGTATGCCAAGATGGTGGTGCCTGCAATCCTGCCTCCCGTCCTGACCGGGCTCCGCATCGCATTTGCGCGCTCATGGACCATCCTGGTAGCAGCCGAGCTGCTGGCAGCCGATAGCGGGCTCGGCCATATGATGCAGATGGGGCGCGAGATTTTCCGCATTGATATCGTGATGGTCGGCGTGGTGCTGACCGGACTCATCGGTTTTGGCATTGACCGCCTATTCAAGTGGGGCGAGGCCAATCTGATTCCGTGGCGCAAGGTTGAAGCAAAATGA
- a CDS encoding ExbD/TolR family protein — translation MAFSTSSESDDVLSEINITPLVDVMLVLLVAFIVTIPVLNNAITVNLPKTAATQPPEPKKPVTVSVDAEGKIFVDKQEVPVAQLESELKSRHAANPDLALHLSSDEAVNYGVVAKVMASIERAGITKLAVLTQAE, via the coding sequence ATGGCTTTCTCGACCAGTAGTGAATCAGATGACGTATTGAGCGAAATCAACATCACCCCCTTGGTGGATGTGATGCTGGTGCTCCTGGTGGCGTTCATCGTCACCATTCCGGTACTCAACAATGCGATTACAGTGAACCTGCCCAAGACGGCAGCCACGCAGCCACCCGAGCCGAAAAAGCCGGTGACAGTGAGCGTGGATGCAGAAGGCAAGATCTTCGTGGACAAGCAAGAGGTGCCGGTGGCGCAACTGGAATCCGAGTTGAAGTCGCGTCATGCGGCCAACCCCGACCTGGCATTGCACTTGAGCTCTGACGAAGCCGTGAACTACGGCGTTGTCGCCAAAGTCATGGCCTCCATCGAGCGCGCCGGCATCACCAAGCTAGCCGTGCTGACCCAGGCAGAATAA
- a CDS encoding MotA/TolQ/ExbB proton channel family protein: MFDIAESNSLIVDGVLYALIAFSVVTWTLLLVKGYQHWRAASQTKRYKKAFWSAPNIIAASEIQDVDGPAARVAQAGFNTLRDIDSHASHDLEHTGDRQDLLERSLRQQILKERRSLDSGLAVLASIGSTSPFVGLFGTVWGIMNALTNIGALGSASLEVVAGPIGEALVATGLGIAVAVPAVLAFNFFTRRLKLINGDLDDFAADLIRLSRKANFAGSKPVELGSTRQESSSSVVNLKNEAVA, translated from the coding sequence ATGTTTGATATTGCAGAATCCAATTCATTGATTGTTGATGGTGTGCTCTATGCGCTGATTGCCTTTTCTGTCGTGACATGGACGCTGTTGCTGGTCAAGGGCTACCAGCACTGGCGGGCAGCCAGCCAGACCAAGCGTTACAAGAAGGCATTCTGGAGTGCGCCGAATATCATTGCCGCATCCGAGATCCAGGATGTCGACGGTCCTGCGGCACGTGTGGCACAGGCCGGCTTCAACACCCTGCGCGATATAGACAGCCATGCCTCCCACGACCTTGAGCATACCGGCGATCGCCAGGACCTGCTCGAGCGCTCCCTGCGCCAGCAAATTCTCAAGGAGCGCCGCAGCCTGGATAGCGGCCTTGCCGTATTGGCCAGTATTGGCAGCACCTCGCCATTCGTCGGCCTGTTCGGCACGGTATGGGGGATCATGAATGCACTGACGAATATCGGTGCGCTGGGCTCAGCCAGCCTGGAAGTTGTGGCCGGGCCGATCGGCGAAGCCCTGGTAGCGACGGGTCTCGGGATTGCGGTTGCGGTACCTGCTGTGCTGGCATTCAATTTTTTCACTCGTAGGCTCAAACTGATCAACGGCGATCTCGACGATTTTGCCGCCGATCTGATCCGACTTTCCCGCAAGGCTAATTTTGCCGGTAGCAAGCCCGTCGAGCTTGGCTCAACCAGGCAAGAAAGTTCTTCTTCCGTGGTTAACCTGAAAAATGAGGCGGTTGCATAA
- a CDS encoding energy transducer TonB → MSTSALRPAGGLLESGDFLQKKDEPSKRIAEAGKRLDQAFYLRQKELQQELASPGGGRNYLALGLIVIAVHVAGAYFYINADHTPIVPKPRPVEIEIIKPVIEPPPEVKPPPPPPPPPPKKVVKQPPPQPKPQPALKTPEAEPDIKPDDIVVQENTTAERTTEPVEAAPPAPPPPPEPAEEPVTEAMGYAGYLNNPAPKYPSFAQRQGWQGTVVLRVRVLANGKVQSVEIKQSSGRKTLDEAAIEAVKGWEFAPSKRGNTPIDGWATVPIEFKLAS, encoded by the coding sequence GTGTCTACATCTGCCTTGAGGCCTGCTGGCGGCTTGCTTGAGAGCGGCGACTTCCTGCAGAAAAAGGATGAGCCATCGAAGCGCATTGCCGAAGCAGGCAAACGGCTCGACCAGGCATTTTACCTGCGCCAGAAAGAACTTCAGCAAGAGTTGGCCTCCCCGGGCGGCGGCCGAAACTACTTGGCCTTGGGCTTGATCGTGATTGCTGTGCATGTGGCCGGGGCTTACTTCTATATTAATGCTGACCATACGCCGATCGTGCCCAAGCCGCGGCCGGTGGAAATCGAGATCATCAAGCCGGTGATCGAGCCGCCCCCTGAGGTGAAGCCACCGCCGCCACCTCCGCCGCCACCGCCCAAGAAAGTGGTGAAGCAGCCGCCGCCACAACCCAAACCGCAACCGGCGCTGAAAACGCCGGAGGCCGAGCCTGATATCAAGCCGGACGATATTGTGGTGCAGGAAAACACCACGGCGGAAAGAACCACTGAGCCAGTAGAGGCGGCGCCGCCCGCGCCACCACCGCCGCCTGAGCCCGCTGAGGAACCAGTGACCGAGGCTATGGGCTATGCGGGCTACTTGAACAATCCTGCACCAAAGTATCCATCCTTCGCGCAACGGCAGGGATGGCAGGGTACCGTAGTGCTGAGGGTTCGAGTGTTGGCCAACGGCAAGGTGCAGAGCGTGGAGATCAAGCAGTCCAGCGGCCGTAAGACATTGGATGAGGCCGCGATAGAAGCCGTGAAAGGTTGGGAATTCGCACCCTCCAAGCGTGGCAATACGCCGATAGATGGCTGGGCCACCGTGCCAATTGAGTTCAAGCTGGCTTCATAA